CTGGCCCGCGTAGCCGAAGGCAGACTGCACGATGCCCAGGGCGGCGGCCTCCAGATCACCGTCGGCACAGACCACCGTGGGGTCCTTGCCGCCCATCTCGGCCATCACGCGCTTGAGCCACTTCTGGCCCGGCTGAACCCGGGCGGCCCGCTCGTAGATGCGGCACCCGATCTCGCGGCTGCCGGTAAAGGCGATCATGCGGATGTCCTTGTGGTCCACCAGCGGGTCGCCCAGCACGTCGTCCGTGCCGGTCAGGAACTGAATGACCCCGCGCGGCAGCCCCGCCTCAAAGAGCAGTTCCACCATCAGCAGGCTGCTCAGCGGCGTCTCGCTGGCGGGTTTCCAGACCACCGTGTTGCCCGCCGCGATGGCCCCCAGCGCCATGCCCAGCGGAATCGCGCTGGGAAAGTTCCAGGGACTGATGCACGCGACCACGCCAATGGGTTCGTACACGGTCGTCACGTGTTCGTCGGGCATGGGATACACCGGCTTGCCCTGGGCCCAGCGCAGCGTCTCGCGCGCAAAGACCTCGAAGTGGTCCACCGATTCGGCCACCTCGCCGTCGGCCTCGGCCCAGTTCTTGCCGTTCTCCAGCGTCATGACGGCGTTGAACTCCATACGGCGCGCCCGCAGCAGCTCCGCCGCCCGCTTGAAGATGGTCGCCCGCTGCAGCGGGTCGCTCAGACGCCACTCCTCGAAGGCGGTCTGGGCTGCCGCGACGGCCTGATCCCGCTGTTCGGGAGTGGCCCGTGGAAAGTGCCACACGACCTCGCGGGTGTCGGCGGGGTTGCGGACCTCAAACAGGTCGTCGCCCTCGACCCGCTTTCCACCGATGTACAGCGGAAAGTGCTGCCCGACGTACCGCTGGCGCACCTGCTGGAACGCCGCGCGCTGCAGGGCGGCCACCGTGTCCTGCGCGAAGTTGAAATAGGGTTCATGCTCAAACGGCAGAAAACCGCCCAGAAGTGTGTCCGTCATGCCTGCCTCCTTGTGATTGAGGGGAGGCTAACACGCTCTCTGACGGCGGGAAAGAGGCGCTGTCAGACGCCAAAAATGCGGCCTGGGCGGCGAAGCGCCCACGGTCATTGCGCCCTTCTGGCTTTACATATGCAAAGTGGTCACCGGGGAGTGACCCGGCCCTCCTCGGTGACCGCCACCCGCAGCGGCAGCGTCGGAGTGGAAAAGGTGGTTTCCTGTTCGGCCCGGTCCGGCAGCGCGACGCGGAAGCGCAGGGGCGTACCCGCCGCAAAGCGGGGCTCCACCGCCCAGACCCGGTTCACGCCCAGGGACCGGGAGGCCGCGGCTCCGGCTCCGTCCACCGTGACGGTGATCGGCTGTCCGCTGGCATTGATCACGCGCACATCCGGACGGGGAAGGGTCAGCCACGCGCCCAGCGCACATCCCCCGAACAGCACGGCCCCCAGCGCGAGCCGGGCCGGGGTGGCGGGGGGGCGTTTGCCCCGACGAAGGGAAAGGTGGGCAAAGGGGGAACGGCTCACCGCCCCATTGTGCGCCGCCCTGACGGCTGGCGGCAGCTACTGCCGATTGGACCTATTGCTGCACGCCGATGTGCCCGCCCGCTCCCAGCACAAAATGGACCTCACCGTCTTCCGAGGGCTGGGTGACCGTCAACCGGGTGGCCCCGGCATCCCGCAGCATCAGCTTGACGCGCCCGTTTTCCTCCGGGGGCAGCGGCACGCGCCAGGTCTGCCGGGGCCACAGGTGGGTGCGGTGCAGGCAGGTGCCCTCCTGACCACACACGGTCAGGCCGCCCGTGACTGCTCCGGTGTGGTTGGCGACCTCCACCCCTACTGCCTGGAACAGCAGCAGATACAGCCACAGTCCCAGCGTCGCGAGACCCAGGAAAGTGGCGGTGGGCAGGGCAAGGCGCTCCTTCATGGCCTCAGCGTGACAGATTCTGATCTGCTCCACGTCAGCCAAATGGATCATGTCGGGGCGGGGGTCCTGTCCGGCTGGACAGACAGGGGAAAGACACCGGTGAACAGCCGGGGCCAGGCGAGATGGGGCTGGCCCAGATCCAGGGTTAACCCCTGTCCGGCAAAATGCTGTTCCCACAGCGCGTGAATGCGCGGCGCGATGAGGGCGCGCAGGTGGGCCTCGGCCGCCTCGCGCTGATCGCCCAGATCGAAGGGGCTGGGATTTTGCAACCGTTCGCGGACTTCGGAGCGAACAAACGCCTGATACAGCGCATCATCCACCATCCGTGCGAACAGGGCTCCGGTCTGGGCGGCCCGGTCGGTAACCAGCGGTGCAAGTTTCCCGAAGGCGATGGCCGACCCCAGGGTGTTGCCGGCTGTGTTCCACGCACTGTAGCCCGCCAGTTGTTCCAGCGGCAGCGGCTGCAACAGCTGCCACAGCCGACGCTCGGCTCCGTTGGGATAGGCAAGGTCGGCCAGACTCACGGTCTGTCCGGCGTCGAGGCTGGCCCGCAGCCCGTCCACGAAGGCGGGAAGGTGCCGGTGCGGGGTATCCACGGTGGCGTGGTCCGGCTGCCAGTGGGCTTGCCGGGTGCCGGGAGTATTGACGGCGAGGACAAAGTCCGCTTCGGCGGGTGAATGTGCCAGCACGCAGCCGGCCGCCCGCAGGTGGGCGCGCACCAGCTCCCCAGCAGGCCGGTCCTCGTACAGCAACTCCGCGCCCGCACCTTCCAGACCACTGTAGTTCACCCAGACCCGCACGGCCCCGGGGCGCAGTGCCCGCGCAAGCAGCGTGCACGGTACCTCGTCCGCTCCGGGGTAGATGTCCAGGCGGCTCCACACCTGCAACTCGTCGGCGCGGGCTTCCAGCATCCGGCGGTCAAAGGCCGCCAGTCCATACGGGGTGGTGTCGTCCAGGGTCAGGCACAGGTGGGCCAGCACGCCGCCCGCCAGCAGGTCCAGCGCCGCCAGATGCAGCGCGCGGTTGCGTTCGCGCGTGCCCAGCCAGTCGCTCAGAACCTCCTCTGGAACGGCGGCGCGGGCCGCCTGCAGCGCCTCCTGCTCGGCGGCGCCATGCCGGGCGTGGCGGTCAAACGCCGTGCTGTAGGCCCGCAGCTCGCGCCCCCACTGACCGTAATAGGGTTTCTCCTCGTGTGGATCGTTGTCGTGGGCCACCCGCACGATTACCCCGAAGGCGAAGATCTGCAATTCCGGATTCAGGCGTTTCACGTCTTGCAGCACAGTCAGTCGGTCCAGCACCCGCGGCAGATCATCCGAGACGCGGCGGGCCGGAATCATCCCACCCAGGCACAGGGTTTCCAGGCAGACGATCAGGACTCCAGCACCGGGTGCCTCCCTGAGCAGCCAGGTCCTGAGCCCGTCGGTATCTCCCGGTGTGAAGAAGTCAGGCAGCGCCCCGGCGGGCGGTATCCGCACGGTGGCTCCGGTCATGCGCGCCAGGCTGGCGGGCAGCTCCAGCGTGTGCGGACGGGTGTCGGGCGGAATCAGCAGGACGGAGGGGAGCGCGGCCATCGGGTTTCAGGGTATTACAGCCCGCAGCGGTCCTACCCAGCGCCGATGACCCCACCCAGCGCCAGCCACCACACACCATGCCGCCCCACTGGATGTCCGTGGGGCGGCATGGTGTGCAGGGTTGAGGAGGGATTCAGGCGTTCAGGGGTTTGGGCCGGGTGTCTTTCCAGATCCCGCGGCTGCCGGCACGGAGTCCGGGCACGGGACAGGGCTGGGAAGGGGGGAGGACGGGGGGAATCACTCGTGGAGTCTGGGAGGTCTGCACGGCGGCCTAGCGGTAGTTCCTGACGAGGTTGTAGACGTTCAGTGTTCCTGTTCCCAGCCCCCCATTGTAGGTGGGGTCCAGATTCGGGGTGGTGCTGTTCAGCAGGTCGGTGCTCAGGGTGGTCGGCTGTGCCCGGCCTGTGGAGAGCGCCAGTGCCAGTGCGCCGCTGACGGCAGGAGCCGCGAAGGACGTGCCCGAGGCGGAGACGATGCGCGTACCCGGGAAAGCGGTGAGCACATTTTCGCCAAACGAGGTCAGGGACATGTTCTTGGCGTAACTGCTGAACTTGGATTTCTTGAGCGTCGTGCCGACGCTGCCCACGGCGATCAGGCCACTGCCTTTGGGAAACATGGTGCTGCCCACATTCTGTCCGGGGTAAACCATGCCGGCTGTGCCCGTGTTGCCACTGGAGTTGACTACCAGCACGCCTTTCTCGACCGCCCGGGCGATCACGGTATTCAGTGCGCTTGAGTTGGTGGTGATGCCCAGCGACAGGTTGATGATCTGTGCGCCGTTGGTGACTGCACGGTCTATCGCCTGGACAACGTATGACAGGGGTCCGCTGCCATCGGGCCGCAGGACGCGGTAGGTCATGAGGGTGGCATTGGGGGCCACCTGGAGAATCACGCCCGCCACCCCGGTGCCGTGCCCATACTTGCTGGACGTGCCGGAAGCCGCCTGTTCTTCCTGGGGAACGGCGTCATTGCCGATGTAATCCCAGTCGCTGACGGTATCCAGCCGGCTCTTGATCAGGGCGTGGTTCAGATCGACTCCGGTATCCAGCACGGCGACCTTGACGCCTTTGCCCAGTTCGGGCACCAGTTTGTGGGCCTCGGGAATACCCAGCTGGCTCAGGTAGCTCAGCGCGCCGTTCAGGTTTGTGCCTGCGAGGAAGGACAGACCACCGGCCCAGGTGGTGATTCCACCGGCCCAGGTGGTGATTCCACCGGCCCAGGTGGTGATTCCCATAGACTCGGCCTCGTCATCAGACTGTACCGCCACGTCCAGATCGGGTTCCAGCGTTACCAGTGTGGCGTCGAGGGCCTGCAGGCGACCCGACACCAGGCCCGCGGCCTGCAGGTTCTGCTGCGCTGCGGGCAGGGAGACCACCGCGTACCCGCCCTCGCGATCAAAGCTGAGGATCTGGGCGCCCGGCATGCTGGACAGCAGCGCCGTCTCGGTCACGGATGGGCCGACCCGGACGGTCGCCAGCTGCCGCATTGCGGGGGCAGTGACCGAGGCGGTGGTGGTCACGGGCGGCACCGAGCCGCAGGAGGTCACCGCCAGTGCCAGGACCATCAGGGCCATGCAGGAAAGTGGGCGTGCTGTGTTCTTCATACTCGTTACCTCCAGAGGTTGAACAGTGGTGCGGCTGTGGCCTGAGAGCCCTTGAGAGCCCTATCCATGCCATCACTTTGACGCCCGTGTGTGACTGCTCCGTGACCGTCTGGGAGGTCGGCCATGCCCCTGTCGGGGGTGCAGGTGTGTTCCTCATGCTGGGCCCGGCAGCCCTGTGCCGGCCCC
Above is a genomic segment from Deinococcus aerophilus containing:
- a CDS encoding L-glutamate gamma-semialdehyde dehydrogenase; its protein translation is MTDTLLGGFLPFEHEPYFNFAQDTVAALQRAAFQQVRQRYVGQHFPLYIGGKRVEGDDLFEVRNPADTREVVWHFPRATPEQRDQAVAAAQTAFEEWRLSDPLQRATIFKRAAELLRARRMEFNAVMTLENGKNWAEADGEVAESVDHFEVFARETLRWAQGKPVYPMPDEHVTTVYEPIGVVACISPWNFPSAIPLGMALGAIAAGNTVVWKPASETPLSSLLMVELLFEAGLPRGVIQFLTGTDDVLGDPLVDHKDIRMIAFTGSREIGCRIYERAARVQPGQKWLKRVMAEMGGKDPTVVCADGDLEAAALGIVQSAFGYAGQKCSACSRVIAEDSVYDELLERVRALAAEIQVGLPEDNAPVGPVISAGSAERIMKYVHSGKNTARLVLGSEHPDVGERQGGYVQPTIFADVAPEDPLFQEEIFGPVLAFTRARDWQHAIDLANDSDYGLTAAFYSRDPHKLAEARRRMHVGNLYLNRKCTGALSGTHAFGGYGMSGTNAKVGGPDYLFWFLQTKTVAQRY
- a CDS encoding DUF4127 family protein — its product is MAALPSVLLIPPDTRPHTLELPASLARMTGATVRIPPAGALPDFFTPGDTDGLRTWLLREAPGAGVLIVCLETLCLGGMIPARRVSDDLPRVLDRLTVLQDVKRLNPELQIFAFGVIVRVAHDNDPHEEKPYYGQWGRELRAYSTAFDRHARHGAAEQEALQAARAAVPEEVLSDWLGTRERNRALHLAALDLLAGGVLAHLCLTLDDTTPYGLAAFDRRMLEARADELQVWSRLDIYPGADEVPCTLLARALRPGAVRVWVNYSGLEGAGAELLYEDRPAGELVRAHLRAAGCVLAHSPAEADFVLAVNTPGTRQAHWQPDHATVDTPHRHLPAFVDGLRASLDAGQTVSLADLAYPNGAERRLWQLLQPLPLEQLAGYSAWNTAGNTLGSAIAFGKLAPLVTDRAAQTGALFARMVDDALYQAFVRSEVRERLQNPSPFDLGDQREAAEAHLRALIAPRIHALWEQHFAGQGLTLDLGQPHLAWPRLFTGVFPLSVQPDRTPAPT
- a CDS encoding S8 family peptidase, whose protein sequence is MKNTARPLSCMALMVLALAVTSCGSVPPVTTTASVTAPAMRQLATVRVGPSVTETALLSSMPGAQILSFDREGGYAVVSLPAAQQNLQAAGLVSGRLQALDATLVTLEPDLDVAVQSDDEAESMGITTWAGGITTWAGGITTWAGGLSFLAGTNLNGALSYLSQLGIPEAHKLVPELGKGVKVAVLDTGVDLNHALIKSRLDTVSDWDYIGNDAVPQEEQAASGTSSKYGHGTGVAGVILQVAPNATLMTYRVLRPDGSGPLSYVVQAIDRAVTNGAQIINLSLGITTNSSALNTVIARAVEKGVLVVNSSGNTGTAGMVYPGQNVGSTMFPKGSGLIAVGSVGTTLKKSKFSSYAKNMSLTSFGENVLTAFPGTRIVSASGTSFAAPAVSGALALALSTGRAQPTTLSTDLLNSTTPNLDPTYNGGLGTGTLNVYNLVRNYR